The DNA window CAATTGATTGGGAGTTGAAGCTTGAAACTCTTGGGGTGCCGATAGCGGTTAGTCCGCTTCATGATAAAGACAAGAGTAATGTAGAGGGGCAGAAATATAAAAAACCTCACTATCATGTGATTTACATTGCTAAAAATCCAGTTACTGCAGATAGTGTTCGTTGGAAGATTAAGAAAATCTTGGGCGAGCAAAGTGTTGCAATGGTTCAAGTTGCGCTAAACGTCGAAAATACATACTTGTATTTGACTCATGAAAGTAAAGATGCGATTGCTAAGAAAAAACATGTTTACGATAAGGTTGATATAAAACTTATCAATAATTTTGATATTGATCGTTATGTGACATTGGACGTGGAAAAAAAAGCAGAACTTTTCAACGTGGTAGTTTCTCTCATTCGTGCATATACTCTTCAAAATATTTTCGATTTGTATGATTTTATTGACGAAAATGGAGAGACTTACGGATTAACTATAAATTTGGTTAACGAAGTTATTTCAGGAAAAACTGGTTTTATGAAATTGTTGTTTGATGGAGCATATCAGCGCAGTAAACGAGGGATAAAATCAAGAGCAGAAGAATAAAAAGCGGACCTTGAAGGAAAGGTCCGCTTTTTTGGAAGGGTTACAAACATATGTCAGCTGGGGGGATGTGACCTATGTTTTCCGATTAGTCTAATACCCGTTATTAGTGTAGAAGCGAATAGTAATTG is part of the Streptococcus dysgalactiae subsp. dysgalactiae genome and encodes:
- a CDS encoding Rep family protein, whose product is MDWELKLETLGVPIAVSPLHDKDKSNVEGQKYKKPHYHVIYIAKNPVTADSVRWKIKKILGEQSVAMVQVALNVENTYLYLTHESKDAIAKKKHVYDKVDIKLINNFDIDRYVTLDVEKKAELFNVVVSLIRAYTLQNIFDLYDFIDENGETYGLTINLVNEVISGKTGFMKLLFDGAYQRSKRGIKSRAEE